Within Opitutales bacterium, the genomic segment AGTCGGGTGTTATGACAGTCGTGCATCGAAGCGGGGTGATTCGACTGGGCGATGAGATCCGTATAACTTATCCAGAAGGCGAGTGGCTACCCTTGGAGCGGGTTTAGAAATGGCATTGCTATATCATGTGAGTAGTGAGGAAGGAATCGAGCGCTTTGAACCGCGCGACCCACCGAGTGTGGTCGCAGGCGTAGACGAGCCGTGCGTCTGGGCCATTGATGATGCAAATCTCGTGAATTATCTGCTGCCAAGGGATTGCCCGCGGGTGACTTTTTATCCGAATTCCACCACTTCCGAAGAAGATCTATCTCTTCTGGGCGGGCCTTTTCCTCAAGCCAAAAGACTTATTGCGATCGAGGATATATGGCTTGAGCGGGCGCTCACGGAGGCGCTGTGGATCTACACCTTTGAGGCTGGCAATTTTGAGCACTTGGACGCTGGAGCGGGCAATTTAATTTCAAGAGAAGCAGTGGTGCCTATTGATTGCCTCCGTCTTGAAGTGCCGCTGTTCGAGCTGGTTAAACGGGATGTCGAGCTCCGGATAGTCCCTTCTCTTTGGCCGTTGCATGATGCGGTTATCAAAGCGAACGTTCAGTTCTCAATCATCCGGATGCGCAATGCAAAGCCGCGGAATACGCAGAATAGCGCGGAAAGTTGAATTGGATTCTTCGTGTGGGAGTTAAATGAGGAAAACAGTTCTTTAGACGTCTGATTTTGCTCGGGCTATGGGTCACGTCTAAGCGTGCCTCTCCAATCATAAAAGGCGCTGGAGGGCGGCGCTTCGTCGCCGCCGAAGGAGTAGTTTGATTGCTGTGAGCCAATTCAAATCCAGAATGCCCTAGCCTACAGTCTCTGAAAGTCCTGGCCGGTGGGGCTTTGGAAGACTTTTAGGCCAAACTCTGGCATGACGGCGATGAGGTGGTCGAAGATGTCGGCTTGGATCGCTTCGTATTCGGCCCAGACGGTTGTCTTGGTGAAAAGATAGATCTCTATGGGTAGGCCTTCACCTGTGGGCTGAAGTTGGCGGATGAGGAAGGTGAGGTCGGGATGGATCTCGGGCTTAGACTTGAGCCAAGCGACACAGTAGGCGCGGAAAGTCCCGACGTTGGTCAAACTGCGCAGGTTGGCACGGGGCCCCTTTAGGTCGGCGCCCAGGGATTCATGATGCTGGCGGATGTCCTCAAGTTTGGCTTCGAGGTAGTCTTTTATGGGGCTGAAGCGTTTGAAACCTTCGATCTCTTGCTCGCTTAAAAACTTGACTGAATTCATGTCGATGTGGAGGCGTCGCTTGATGCGGCGGCCTCCGATTTCCTTCATGCCGCGCCAGTTTTTGAACGACTCGGATATGAGTGCATAGGTGGGGATCGATGTAATGGTCTTATCCCAGTTCTGCACCTTGACGGTGGTCAGGCTGACGTCGATGACGTCACCATCGGCCCCCTTTTGTGGCATTTCGATCCAATCCCCGGTGCTCACCATATTATTGACCGATAGCTGGATTCCGGCGACGAGGCCCATGATCGGATCGCGAAACACCAACAAAAGCACCGCGGTCATGGCACCGAGACCTGTGACCAAGACGGCGGGGGATTTTCCTATGATGGAGGAAACAATGAAGATCAGGCCAACGCAGAATACAACGAGTTTGATGGCCTGGACGAAGCCTTTGACTGGGATTTTTCGCGTCTGGCTGATCCTGCTGTATGCGACAACGGCGACGTTTAACACGGCATCGATGACGGCGAGCACGACGACGATCAGGTAAACCGACGCAAGGGTCTCGACGACTCCGAGGATAACACTGTCTTCCGGAAAGATCAGCGGGGCCGACAGGGTGATGACCACCATGGGCACGATGTGGGACAGTCGCGTGATGACCCGCTTTTCGAGGAGCAGGTCGTCCCATTGGTTTTTGGTCTTCTTGGCAAAGGCCGTCAGGTATTGATTGATGAGGCGCTTGGCGAGGTAGTTGGCGGCATAGGCCAACAGCAGTGCAAGAATGACGGATAAGACCTGTGCAAGCACCGCAGCAAAGGTGGGGCTGGCTTTGAGGTTAACAAATATCTCCTGAAGAAAAGTGACCATGAGCCCTATGGTGACGAATCTGAGATTTCTTCAAGGTCTAAGGGACGCGGAGTTGCATCTATTTCTTGTCAGTCTACCCATTGCTACCCGACACTAAGCGTTCGAGGGTATGGCCTCGGGGATCACAATGGCGAAGTGATCAATGCCTGCACTCAGTCCTCCCGAATTTTGCCAGCTAGACTGAGTTTTGCCGTGGACATCTCCAAGCGCGGTTACGATGGTTACGATATCTAGAAGCAAGGGCTGTCCTTTTTCGACCGGCAGTAGGGATTGAGGGATATCGAGTCTGATGTCGTAACCACCTTTGTCTACATCAAGTTCCAGGTCTATTTTTCCTGTCAAATCGTTATATTCACGGTCACGGATGACAGGGTTTTCTGGGTCCGGAAGCACGAGGATCTGCTTTCCAAACTTGTCGGTCTCATCTTCCGAGGCGACTAGGATCTTCAGCAAACTGCCTTTCCATGGACGTTCCTTGTCTACCTGGATATCGGTATCTGACACACGAAACTGGAAGGTCCACCCCGATTGAGTGGGTTTGGCTAATCCGGTAGCGACAACATCGCTGCTGAACAAGACTTCGATTTTAGCTTCCTTGTTGAGCTCATTGAGTTCGATACGTTGGCGGTGCGGGACCCTTAATGCAATGCAGACACAGTCTATACGATTATGCTCGATCCACACTTCTAGGCCATCCTCGTTTCCAGATGTGCGTTGGACTTTCAATGGAATCTCGATTCGCTCGTCTATCCCAAGGCTGAGTCTCATTTTTCCTTCGTTTTCAATACTGTAGCCCGTGCAAGTCATGATCTGTATCTCGCTGTCAAATGGCGCCTGTGTTTCGTTTTCGGCTACCAGCACGAGTTCGACAGAGTCATGATCAGCCAGATCAATCGCCTTTCGGGATTCGATTTTCGCGACGACGCGTTTCAAAGAGTCGACTGAGCGGCCTGTGTTGTGGCGTGTCGGAGAAAATTCGCCGAGAACACCATCCTTCTGGTGTTGCTCAATCATTTCATCACACATTTTCCAGATCTGGTCGAGAGTGAGGGTGGCCGCTGTGTGGGGATCGGACATGACAGCATGATAAATATGCTCACGTTTACCGGTTAATGCGGCTTCAACCGTCAGAGCTTGGACGTTGATGTTTGTTTGGCAGATGGCTGCGAGCTGGGGTGGAAGGTCGCCAATGTGTGTGGGTTGGATACCTTGTTTGTCGACGAGACAAGGCACCTCGACACAGCAACCCTCTGGGAGGTTGGTGATTAGGCGTGTGTTCGGGACATTGCCATAGATGACGGAGAGTTCCCCTGTCTCGCAGGAGTTGATGATCTCGGATCCGTATTCCAAGGACTTTTTAATCTCAACCTTGGCATTTGGGTTTACCATCCGCGCCTCGGTCTTTTCCCAGGTGGCTATTATCGACTCGCAGCGGCGAATGTACTCATCGATCGGGATGTCGAACTTTTCTATCATCTCATCACCGTGATGGATAAAGTAAGGATTGTATTCGGCTTGGTGCTCCGAAGATTGGGTGACGAAGTAACCGAGACGACGCATCATCTCAAAACGGACCTTGTTCATGGAGAATGTTTTCGGGTCTTCCAGCGCTTTGAACAAGAGTGGGTAGGCATCTTGTCCTCGATATTTGAAATCGAGGAAGAAGGCCATGTGATTGATGCCTGCTACCTTATAGGTGACATCGTCGTAATCGAGCCCACAGTGTTTGCTGATTTGTCTCGATGTTCCCTGAACGGAATGGCAGAGCCCGACGCTATCAATACCAGTAGCACGATCGATCGCCCACATGTTCATGGCCATCGGGTTGCTGTAATTGAGAAGCAGTGGGTCTGCTGCGCCTACGTTTTGGAGCGTTTTTGCGACGTTGATGAGCGGAGGTATCGTGCGCAATGAGCGAAATACGCCGCCCACGCCTAGGGTGTCGGCGATGGTCTGTTTTAAGCCGTATTTCTTTGGAATTTCGAAGTCGACTACGGTCGAGGGACGATAGCCACCGACTTGGATTGTAGTCACTGCGTATTTTGCGCCACGGCAGGCTTCTTCGAGGTCGAGCGTTGCTGAGATAGTGGCAGGGACCTTCAGTTGGCTCGCTATTTTGTCAGCAACGGTTTTGGCCACTTTGAGGCGTCGCGCGTCGATGTCCATGAGCGCAATGTGGACGTTTTCGAGAGCCGGGTGCTGAAGAATATCTCCGATGAGGTTCTTTGCAAAGACGACGCTTCC encodes:
- a CDS encoding mechanosensitive ion channel, which encodes MVTFLQEIFVNLKASPTFAAVLAQVLSVILALLLAYAANYLAKRLINQYLTAFAKKTKNQWDDLLLEKRVITRLSHIVPMVVITLSAPLIFPEDSVILGVVETLASVYLIVVVLAVIDAVLNVAVVAYSRISQTRKIPVKGFVQAIKLVVFCVGLIFIVSSIIGKSPAVLVTGLGAMTAVLLLVFRDPIMGLVAGIQLSVNNMVSTGDWIEMPQKGADGDVIDVSLTTVKVQNWDKTITSIPTYALISESFKNWRGMKEIGGRRIKRRLHIDMNSVKFLSEQEIEGFKRFSPIKDYLEAKLEDIRQHHESLGADLKGPRANLRSLTNVGTFRAYCVAWLKSKPEIHPDLTFLIRQLQPTGEGLPIEIYLFTKTTVWAEYEAIQADIFDHLIAVMPEFGLKVFQSPTGQDFQRL
- a CDS encoding alpha-glucosidase/alpha-galactosidase — protein: MTKITLIGAGSVVFAKNLIGDILQHPALENVHIALMDIDARRLKVAKTVADKIASQLKVPATISATLDLEEACRGAKYAVTTIQVGGYRPSTVVDFEIPKKYGLKQTIADTLGVGGVFRSLRTIPPLINVAKTLQNVGAADPLLLNYSNPMAMNMWAIDRATGIDSVGLCHSVQGTSRQISKHCGLDYDDVTYKVAGINHMAFFLDFKYRGQDAYPLLFKALEDPKTFSMNKVRFEMMRRLGYFVTQSSEHQAEYNPYFIHHGDEMIEKFDIPIDEYIRRCESIIATWEKTEARMVNPNAKVEIKKSLEYGSEIINSCETGELSVIYGNVPNTRLITNLPEGCCVEVPCLVDKQGIQPTHIGDLPPQLAAICQTNINVQALTVEAALTGKREHIYHAVMSDPHTAATLTLDQIWKMCDEMIEQHQKDGVLGEFSPTRHNTGRSVDSLKRVVAKIESRKAIDLADHDSVELVLVAENETQAPFDSEIQIMTCTGYSIENEGKMRLSLGIDERIEIPLKVQRTSGNEDGLEVWIEHNRIDCVCIALRVPHRQRIELNELNKEAKIEVLFSSDVVATGLAKPTQSGWTFQFRVSDTDIQVDKERPWKGSLLKILVASEDETDKFGKQILVLPDPENPVIRDREYNDLTGKIDLELDVDKGGYDIRLDIPQSLLPVEKGQPLLLDIVTIVTALGDVHGKTQSSWQNSGGLSAGIDHFAIVIPEAIPSNA